The Molothrus ater isolate BHLD 08-10-18 breed brown headed cowbird chromosome 1, BPBGC_Mater_1.1, whole genome shotgun sequence genome includes a window with the following:
- the DAZL gene encoding deleted in azoospermia-like, translated as MLLAVCSMRGCAYRVVLGRGLHLVPSGEAAAPAAFFPQAPALSWRPCSVSARRDAAHVEAQRSSTTDGSAYSATVSQGYVLPEGKIMPNTVFVGGIDIRMNEAEIRSVFEQYGTVKEVKVITDRTGVSKGYGFVSFLDNVDVQKIVESQINFHGKKLKLGPAIRKQQNLNSCVPPRQIVLGPPPPQFQSVWGNQGMETYVQPPAVMNPVTPYVQPYPYNSSPAVVLKQQVPIGYQPAYNYQAQPQWLAGEPRNYVMPPTPVYTSVNYHGSEDPGFIQMECAVPEPMQLPSSPQKKSVDRGMQTVLSCLSNPENQLTNDFVSQDSNVKEGKTYHYRKGKTVHKAI; from the exons ATGTTGCTTGCTGTTTGTTCTAT gaGAGGTTGTGCCTACCGTGTAGTGCTGGGCCGAGGGCTCCACTTAGTGCCCAGCGGGGAGGCTGCGGCGCCAGCCGCCTTTTTCCCTCAGGCACCCGCGCTGTCATGGAGACCGTGCTCAGTGTCCGCGCGGCGGGAC GCAGCACATGTGGAGGCCCAGCGTTCAAGCACCACAGATGGCAGTGCCTATTCAGCAACAGTCAGTCAGGGCTATGTTTtaccagaaggaaaaatcatGCCCAACACAGTCTTTGTTGGTGGAATTGACATAAGG atGAATGAAGCAGAAATTCGGAGTGTCTTTGAACAATATGGTACTGTGAAGGAGGTGAAGGTCATCACTGACAGGACTGGTGTTTCGAAGGG GTATGGATTTGTGTCTTTCCTGGACAATGTGGATGTTCAAAAGATAGTTGAG TCACAAATCAACTTCCACGGTAAAAAGCTGAAACTGGGGCCAGCAatcagaaaacaacaaaacttaA ATTCCTGCGTGCCTCCCAGACAAATAGTTCTTGGTCCTCCTCCACCACAGTTCCAGAGCGTGTGGGGTAATCAGGGTATGGAGACATACGTGCAGCCTCCAGCTGTCATGAACCCAGTAACACCCTATGTTCAG CCCTATCCATACAATTCATCACCAGCTGTAGTGCTAAAGCAGCAAGTTCCCATAGGATATCAACCTGCTTACAACTATCAG GCTCAACCACAGTGGCTTGCTGGGGAGCCAAGAAATTATGTAATGCCTCCAACTCCG GTGTATACTTCAGTGAACTATCATGGCTCTGAGGATCCAGGATTTATACAGATGGAATGTGCTGTTCCAGAGCCCATGCAGTTGCCTAGCAGCCCACAGAAG AAGTCCGTGGACAGGGGCATGCAAACAGTACTATCCTGTCTGTCTAATCCTGAGAACCAGCTGACAAATGACTTTGTATCACAAGACAGCAATGTAAAG GAGGGTAAGACATACCactacagaaaaggaaagacagTACACAAAGCCATTTGA